The proteins below are encoded in one region of Alkalidesulfovibrio alkalitolerans DSM 16529:
- the lnt gene encoding apolipoprotein N-acyltransferase encodes MLPAAASVLGAWLGHANLWLHVPAAVLLLPAGLTLVGLFAPTPRRAFWRGFWAATAAFTGCLYWIAIPVHDFGGLPWALAAPCPVLVSMYLALYAGVFCFFTHRLGSRLSPWLLGPACGALWAGLEALREVALTGFPWLTLVSAFAPWPVMLQGASIVGGLGLGLLLATASVWLLGLPRPNLPVRFAGLLLLAGLTAFGWHRLDAPDEAAATARIGLAQGSIDQSLKWNPELQAHTVQRYLALSRELVDRHAPSLVIWPETALPFYYQDGNELSRQVREFVREHGAAVLTGSPAYTLDVGANDYTLFNRAYLITGEGLADPFYDKMHLLPFGEYVPFGEYLPLEKLVEGIGDFAPGADPRPLRHGPVAAGMLICYEAIFSGSAQERVAQGANLLVTISNDAWFGISSAPLQHLHLSLVRAVEQGRAMARSTNTGISAFIDSRGRVHESTPLFREAVAVMELTLAEPTTPYHRHRSLVHGVVIVLALTAVLAGCRRTRKN; translated from the coding sequence ATGCTTCCCGCCGCCGCGAGCGTCCTCGGCGCATGGCTCGGCCATGCCAACCTCTGGCTGCACGTGCCTGCCGCCGTCCTTCTCCTGCCCGCCGGGCTGACCTTGGTCGGCCTGTTCGCGCCCACGCCGCGCAGGGCATTCTGGCGAGGGTTCTGGGCCGCGACCGCAGCCTTCACGGGTTGCCTCTACTGGATAGCCATCCCGGTTCACGATTTTGGTGGCCTGCCGTGGGCGCTGGCGGCCCCCTGCCCGGTGCTGGTCTCCATGTATCTGGCCCTGTACGCCGGAGTCTTCTGCTTCTTCACGCACCGCTTGGGATCGCGCCTTTCGCCCTGGCTGCTGGGTCCCGCTTGCGGCGCGCTGTGGGCCGGTCTCGAAGCCCTCCGGGAAGTCGCCCTGACGGGCTTTCCCTGGCTGACCCTGGTCTCGGCCTTCGCGCCTTGGCCCGTCATGCTTCAAGGCGCGTCCATCGTGGGCGGGCTCGGGCTCGGCCTGTTGCTGGCCACGGCCTCGGTCTGGCTCCTCGGTCTGCCGCGCCCGAACCTGCCCGTGCGATTCGCGGGGCTTCTGCTCCTGGCGGGGCTCACCGCTTTCGGCTGGCACAGACTGGACGCCCCCGACGAAGCGGCTGCGACCGCGCGCATCGGATTGGCCCAGGGTAGCATCGACCAGAGCCTGAAATGGAACCCCGAGCTCCAGGCCCACACGGTGCAGCGTTATCTGGCCCTCTCGCGCGAACTCGTTGACCGGCATGCGCCATCCCTCGTCATCTGGCCCGAGACGGCCCTGCCCTTCTACTACCAGGACGGGAACGAGCTTTCCCGCCAGGTCCGCGAGTTCGTCCGGGAACACGGCGCGGCCGTGCTCACCGGATCGCCCGCCTACACCCTGGACGTCGGTGCGAACGACTATACGCTCTTCAACCGGGCCTACCTGATCACGGGCGAAGGGCTGGCCGATCCGTTCTACGACAAGATGCACCTGCTTCCCTTCGGCGAATACGTCCCCTTCGGTGAATATCTGCCCCTCGAGAAGCTCGTCGAGGGCATCGGGGATTTCGCGCCCGGCGCGGACCCGCGGCCTCTCCGGCACGGTCCGGTTGCGGCCGGAATGCTGATCTGTTATGAGGCCATCTTCAGCGGGTCGGCGCAGGAGCGCGTGGCCCAAGGCGCGAACCTGCTCGTGACCATCAGCAACGACGCCTGGTTCGGAATTTCGAGCGCCCCCCTGCAGCATCTGCACCTGTCGCTCGTGCGCGCCGTGGAACAGGGGCGAGCCATGGCCCGAAGCACGAACACCGGCATTTCGGCCTTCATCGACTCCAGGGGCCGCGTTCACGAGTCCACGCCGCTCTTTCGGGAGGCTGTCGCCGTCATGGAGCTGACCCTCGCCGAGCCGACCACGCCGTACCACCGCCACCGCTCGCTGGTGCACGGCGTCGTCATCGTCCTGGCGCTGACGGCTGTGCTTGCCGGATGCCGCCGCACCCGGAAAAACTGA
- a CDS encoding hemolysin family protein, translated as MDDSSPQEGGFWSSLVGIFKNKNGHTLEDAIREALRDGELTSHDVPMLLGVLRLQRLYVHELMVPRTDIVCCEVSAGLDEVCRLIVEEGHSRIPIFEGDKDSIIGIIHSKDLLGVLLTPPEKRPEIREVMRPPLFIPENKNVRDMLHEFLKRRQHLAIAVDEYGGTSGLITLEDVIEEIVGDIEDEHDVDEPDEIQELPDGSHLVSGRLELEELNERFLVNLISDQVETIGGYLCELTGRVPKQGETFTLQGLRLTVKEADKKQIRWLHLKTASPGMAQDALAADPSKAKPGE; from the coding sequence TTGGACGACAGTAGTCCTCAGGAAGGCGGTTTCTGGTCGAGTCTCGTCGGGATTTTCAAGAACAAGAACGGGCACACCCTCGAGGATGCCATTCGCGAGGCCTTGCGGGACGGTGAATTGACCAGCCACGATGTCCCGATGCTCCTCGGTGTCCTCCGCCTCCAACGTCTCTACGTTCATGAGCTCATGGTTCCCCGCACGGACATCGTCTGTTGCGAGGTTTCCGCTGGACTCGATGAAGTCTGCCGCCTCATCGTCGAGGAAGGCCATTCGCGCATTCCCATCTTCGAAGGCGACAAGGACAGCATCATCGGCATCATCCATTCCAAGGATCTGCTCGGCGTGCTGCTGACTCCGCCAGAGAAGCGTCCCGAAATCCGCGAGGTCATGCGACCGCCTCTCTTCATCCCCGAGAACAAGAACGTGCGCGATATGCTGCACGAATTTCTCAAACGCCGCCAACATCTGGCCATCGCCGTGGACGAGTACGGCGGTACGTCGGGTCTGATCACCCTTGAAGACGTCATCGAGGAGATCGTTGGCGACATCGAGGACGAGCACGACGTGGACGAGCCCGACGAGATCCAGGAACTGCCCGACGGCAGTCATCTGGTCAGTGGACGCCTGGAACTTGAGGAACTGAACGAGCGCTTCCTCGTCAACCTCATTTCCGATCAGGTCGAGACCATCGGCGGCTACCTGTGCGAGCTTACCGGTCGGGTCCCCAAGCAGGGCGAGACCTTCACCTTGCAGGGCCTACGGCTCACCGTGAAAGAAGCGGACAAGAAGCAGATTCGCTGGCTGCACCTGAAGACCGCCTCTCCGGGCATGGCCCAGGACGCCCTCGCGGCCGATCCCTCCAAGGCAAAACCGGGCGAATGA
- the prfB gene encoding peptide chain release factor 2 (programmed frameshift): MLQYADLKTESLPLMDKYDSLWRRLDPAAISERLTEIEHELTKPGAWDRPEALRPILKEKSRLEDKAARLSALRKRRDDVEEWLVLAQDEQSQDVLTALREQIDALERLIEEMELAELLSQPEDKSAAILEIHPGAGGTEAQDWAEMLLRMYRRWAERMDFKVSFLDFLEGDEAGVKSVTLQIEGSYAYGFLKGEAGIHRLIRISPFDASGRRHTSFASVDVYPDVEDDIEIDLREEDVRVDTYRASGAGGQHVNKTSSAVRLTHLPTGIVAQCQTEKSQIRNKETAYKILRARLYEVEVKKRQAERQAQYETKEAIGFGSQIRTYTLQPYRLVKDHRTGTEIGNVEAVLDGEIDHLIRSYLLHVHG; this comes from the exons ATGCTGCAATACGCCGACCTCAAGACCGAAAGCCTTCCGCTGATGGACAAGTACGACTCCTTGTGGAGGCGTCTT GACCCCGCGGCCATTTCCGAACGCCTGACCGAAATCGAGCACGAGCTGACCAAACCCGGCGCATGGGACAGGCCTGAGGCACTACGCCCCATACTCAAGGAGAAAAGTCGCCTGGAAGACAAGGCGGCGAGACTTTCGGCACTGCGCAAGAGGCGCGACGACGTCGAGGAATGGCTCGTCCTGGCTCAGGATGAACAAAGCCAGGATGTCCTGACCGCGTTGCGCGAACAGATCGACGCCCTGGAGCGCCTCATCGAGGAAATGGAGTTGGCCGAGTTGCTCTCACAGCCCGAGGACAAAAGCGCAGCCATCCTCGAAATCCACCCTGGCGCAGGCGGGACCGAGGCCCAGGACTGGGCCGAGATGCTCCTGCGCATGTATCGCCGCTGGGCCGAACGCATGGACTTCAAGGTTTCCTTCCTCGACTTCCTGGAAGGCGACGAGGCGGGCGTAAAGAGCGTCACCCTGCAGATCGAGGGATCTTACGCCTACGGCTTTCTCAAGGGAGAAGCTGGAATCCACCGCCTGATTCGCATCTCCCCCTTCGATGCCTCGGGACGACGCCATACGTCGTTCGCATCGGTGGACGTCTACCCGGACGTCGAGGACGATATCGAGATCGATCTTCGCGAGGAGGATGTGCGCGTGGACACCTATCGTGCCAGTGGCGCGGGCGGGCAGCACGTCAACAAGACGAGCTCGGCGGTCAGGCTCACCCATCTGCCTACGGGCATCGTGGCTCAGTGCCAGACCGAAAAGTCGCAGATCCGCAACAAAGAGACCGCCTACAAAATTCTTCGGGCCCGACTGTACGAGGTCGAGGTCAAGAAGCGTCAGGCCGAGCGTCAAGCCCAGTACGAGACCAAGGAGGCCATCGGCTTCGGCAGCCAGATACGCACGTACACGCTTCAGCCCTACCGGCTGGTCAAGGACCACCGAACCGGCACGGAAATCGGCAACGTGGAGGCCGTTTTGGACGGCGAAATCGACCACCTCATTCGAAGCTACCTTC